One Etheostoma cragini isolate CJK2018 chromosome 6, CSU_Ecrag_1.0, whole genome shotgun sequence DNA window includes the following coding sequences:
- the etv1 gene encoding ETS translocation variant 1 isoform X4: MLQDLSASVLFPPCLQHRSFAQVPDNDEQFVPDFQTENLAFHGLQLKIKRELHSPCSELSSNCSQERPFKLRYGEKCPYNVSAYEQKQPAGMKPSSPVTPPCSTPVSPLHHASPTAAPTPKPDRTYAHMPASQPLPDNAYSMDHRFRRQLSEPCHSFPSPPTMARDSRPIYHRQMSEPNIPFPPQGFKQEYPDPLFEHPAMVGAPLPHTYPAGMMIKQEPRDFTYDSEVPSCHSVYLRQDGYLAHANRTEGCMFDKVARHFYDDTCVVPEKVEGDIKQESGLYREGPSYQRRGSLQLWQFLVALLDDPSNSHFIAWTGRGMEFKLIEPEEVARRWGIQKNRPAMNYDKLSRSLRYYYEKGIMQKVAGERYVYKFVCDPEALFSMAFPDNQRPVLKTDMERQINEEDTVPLSHFDENMAYVQEGPYCPPHPYSEGYVY, from the exons CTCAAGTTCCCGACAATGACGAGCAGTTCGTTCCAGACTTCCAGACAGAAAACT TGGCTTTCCACGGACTGCAGCTGAAGATCAAGAGGGAGCTGCACAGCCCGTGTTCAGAGCTGAGCTCCAACTGTAGTCAGGAACGGCCCTTCAAACTCCGTTATGGAGAGAAGTGCCCTTACAACGTCAG TGCCTATGAGCAGAAGCAGCCTGCAGGAATGAAGCCCTCCAGCCCAGTGACGCCCCCCTGTAGCACTCCTGTGTCCCCCCTCCATCATGCCTCACCCACGGCAGCCCCGACACCCAAACCAGACAGGACCTACGCCCACATGCCGGCCTCGCAGCCGCTCCCTGACAACGCCTACTCTATGGACCACAG ATTTCGACGTCAGCTCTCAGAGCCGTGCCACTCGTTCCCCTCCCCGCCGACCATGGCTCGGGACAGCCGGCCCATCTACCACAGGCAGATGTCAGAGCCCAACATCCCCTTCCCTCCTCAGGGCTTCAAGCAGGAGTATCCCGACCCCCTGTTCGAACACCCGGCCATGGTGGGGGCACCGCTACCCCACACGTACCCCGCCGGCATGATGATCAAACAGGAGCCGAGGGACTTCACCTACGACTCAG AAGTGCCTAGCTGCCATTCTGTCTACTTACGGCAAGACGGCTATCTGGCTCACGCTAACAGGACTGAAG GTTGTATGTTTGACAAAGTGGCGAGGCATTTCTACGATGATACCTGTGTGGTGCCTGAAAAGGTTGAAG GTGACATCAAGCAGGAGTCTGGCCTGTACCGTGAGGGCCCGTCGTATCAGCGCAGAGGCTCGCTGCAGCTCTGGCAGTTCCTGGTGGCTCTGCTGGACGACCCGTCCAACTCCCACTTCATCGCCTGGACCGGCCGGGGCATGGAGTTCAAACTCATCGAGCCAGAGGAG GTGGCACGTCGGTGGGGGATACAGAAGAATCGACCAGCGATGAATTATGACAAGCTCAGCCGATCGTTGCGCTACTACTACGAGAAGGGAATCATgcaaaag GTGGCCGGCGAGAGATACGTCTACAAGTTTGTGTGCGACCCCGAGGCCTTGTTCTCCATGGCGTTTCCCGACAATCAGCGGCCGGTGCTGAAGACGGACATGGAGCGCCAGATCAACGAGGAGGACACGGTGCCGCTGTCGCACTTTGACGAAAACATGGCCTACGTACAGGAGGGGCCCTACTGCCCGCCGCACCCCTACAGCGAGGGCTATGTTTATTAA
- the etv1 gene encoding ETS translocation variant 1 isoform X3 has product MLQDLSASVLFPPCLQHRSFAQVPDNDEQFVPDFQTENLAFHGLQLKIKRELHSPCSELSSNCSQERPFKLRYGEKCPYNVSAYEQKQPAGMKPSSPVTPPCSTPVSPLHHASPTAAPTPKPDRTYAHMPASQPLPDNAYSMDHRFRRQLSEPCHSFPSPPTMARDSRPIYHRQMSEPNIPFPPQGFKQEYPDPLFEHPAMVGAPLPHTYPAGMMIKQEPRDFTYDSAEVPSCHSVYLRQDGYLAHANRTEGCMFDKVARHFYDDTCVVPEKVEGDIKQESGLYREGPSYQRRGSLQLWQFLVALLDDPSNSHFIAWTGRGMEFKLIEPEEVARRWGIQKNRPAMNYDKLSRSLRYYYEKGIMQKVAGERYVYKFVCDPEALFSMAFPDNQRPVLKTDMERQINEEDTVPLSHFDENMAYVQEGPYCPPHPYSEGYVY; this is encoded by the exons CTCAAGTTCCCGACAATGACGAGCAGTTCGTTCCAGACTTCCAGACAGAAAACT TGGCTTTCCACGGACTGCAGCTGAAGATCAAGAGGGAGCTGCACAGCCCGTGTTCAGAGCTGAGCTCCAACTGTAGTCAGGAACGGCCCTTCAAACTCCGTTATGGAGAGAAGTGCCCTTACAACGTCAG TGCCTATGAGCAGAAGCAGCCTGCAGGAATGAAGCCCTCCAGCCCAGTGACGCCCCCCTGTAGCACTCCTGTGTCCCCCCTCCATCATGCCTCACCCACGGCAGCCCCGACACCCAAACCAGACAGGACCTACGCCCACATGCCGGCCTCGCAGCCGCTCCCTGACAACGCCTACTCTATGGACCACAG ATTTCGACGTCAGCTCTCAGAGCCGTGCCACTCGTTCCCCTCCCCGCCGACCATGGCTCGGGACAGCCGGCCCATCTACCACAGGCAGATGTCAGAGCCCAACATCCCCTTCCCTCCTCAGGGCTTCAAGCAGGAGTATCCCGACCCCCTGTTCGAACACCCGGCCATGGTGGGGGCACCGCTACCCCACACGTACCCCGCCGGCATGATGATCAAACAGGAGCCGAGGGACTTCACCTACGACTCAG CAGAAGTGCCTAGCTGCCATTCTGTCTACTTACGGCAAGACGGCTATCTGGCTCACGCTAACAGGACTGAAG GTTGTATGTTTGACAAAGTGGCGAGGCATTTCTACGATGATACCTGTGTGGTGCCTGAAAAGGTTGAAG GTGACATCAAGCAGGAGTCTGGCCTGTACCGTGAGGGCCCGTCGTATCAGCGCAGAGGCTCGCTGCAGCTCTGGCAGTTCCTGGTGGCTCTGCTGGACGACCCGTCCAACTCCCACTTCATCGCCTGGACCGGCCGGGGCATGGAGTTCAAACTCATCGAGCCAGAGGAG GTGGCACGTCGGTGGGGGATACAGAAGAATCGACCAGCGATGAATTATGACAAGCTCAGCCGATCGTTGCGCTACTACTACGAGAAGGGAATCATgcaaaag GTGGCCGGCGAGAGATACGTCTACAAGTTTGTGTGCGACCCCGAGGCCTTGTTCTCCATGGCGTTTCCCGACAATCAGCGGCCGGTGCTGAAGACGGACATGGAGCGCCAGATCAACGAGGAGGACACGGTGCCGCTGTCGCACTTTGACGAAAACATGGCCTACGTACAGGAGGGGCCCTACTGCCCGCCGCACCCCTACAGCGAGGGCTATGTTTATTAA